A portion of the Lolium rigidum isolate FL_2022 chromosome 1, APGP_CSIRO_Lrig_0.1, whole genome shotgun sequence genome contains these proteins:
- the LOC124692707 gene encoding uncharacterized protein LOC124692707, whose translation MVRRLAEPHYSSSTGCTAVDFFLSRCPLPRRRCIDSHVLQKYPCVLALLCPPRQCFTWIWEERLMDFVNAFVRMSTAAIEGEMRVARTESKWRIHQLEHKLEVARRELSDAIGERDGLNAVASRLADQLQSRDRSIFFYRLAFLYA comes from the exons ATGGTACGTCGACTGGCCGAACCCCACTACTCGAGCTCCACCGGATGCACCGCCGTTGACTTCTTCCTGTCCCGCTGCCCGCTCCCTCGACGACGCTGCATCGACAGCCATGTGCTTCAGAAGTACCCCTGCGTGCTAGCTCTCCTCTGCCCACCACGACAG TGTTTCACTTGGATCTGGGAGGAACGGCTCATGGACTTTGTCAACGCTTTTGTAAGGATGAGCACAGCCGCCATTGAGGGGGAGATGCGGGTTGCCAGGACCGAATCAAAGTGGAGAATCCATCAGCTGGAACACAAGTTGGAAGTCGCCAGGCGTGAGTTGTCCGACGCCATTGGTGAGAGGGATGGTCTCAATGCAGTTGCTTCTAGATTAGCTGATCAACTTCAGTCAAGAGACCGGAGCATTTTCTTCTATAGATTGGCGTTTTTATATGCATGA